In a genomic window of Thiohalomonas denitrificans:
- a CDS encoding ABC transporter permease, translating to MIRAINRKLLRDFWSLRGQALAIAMVIAGGVATWIISYSTIDSLEQTQSAFYQEYRFAEVFAQIKRAPTTLASRIEEIPGVAEVQTRTIGGATLQVPGFGDPVTAQTVSIPDTGQPALNRLYMREGRLPEPYSPNEAAISEPFAEAHGLQPGDALQAIINGKRRELRISGIALSPEFVYQIRPGDLFPDFERYAILWMRNEPLAAAWDMEQAFNSVSLSLEGGTDENRVIDRLDRLLERYGGTGAFGRDDQLSHEYLSQELAGLKAMARIVPIIFLGVAAFLLSVVIGRIVDQQRDQIAVLKAFGYSNLQVGIHYVGLVMLFVTLGSLLGLGLGAWLGRGMSGIYSDFFRFPFLQYVLTPQVALSGVGVAAAAALIGTLRSVNRAVRLPPAEAMRPEQPGDYRPTIIERIGAQRFFDQPSRMIIRHLERRPLKSLLSVLGIAMAGAILMVGLFQEDAIDYMIDLQFGLSQRQDLMVTFTDPTARQSLFELATLPGVLRAEPFRAVGVRLRAGHRTWRTAIQGFENGGDLYRALGADLQPIELPPEGLLLTDYLAEQLGVKAGDSISVEVLEGARPVRSVPVVGLVNELIGLSGYMEINALNRLMKEGHVISGAFLAVDSARLQGVFDDLQQRPRILGIAQRDASIDAFEETMGETILVFAFVNVLLAGSIAFGVVYNSARITLSEHARELASLRVLGFTRGEISYILLGELAMLTLAAIPLGFAIGYGFAWLIAENLTSELYRIPLVLEASTYGFSAMVVLIAALLSGEIMRRRLYRLDLVAVLKTRE from the coding sequence GTGATCCGCGCCATCAATCGCAAACTGCTGCGTGACTTCTGGAGCCTGCGTGGCCAGGCGCTGGCCATTGCCATGGTTATCGCCGGCGGCGTCGCCACCTGGATTATCAGTTACAGCACCATCGACTCCCTGGAACAGACCCAGAGCGCCTTTTACCAGGAGTACCGCTTTGCGGAGGTCTTCGCCCAAATCAAACGTGCCCCGACCACGCTCGCCAGCCGCATCGAAGAGATTCCCGGGGTCGCCGAGGTACAGACCCGGACCATCGGCGGCGCCACCCTGCAGGTGCCGGGGTTCGGCGATCCGGTGACGGCGCAGACGGTCTCGATCCCCGATACCGGCCAGCCGGCCCTCAACCGGCTCTACATGCGTGAAGGGCGCCTGCCCGAGCCCTACTCCCCAAACGAGGCGGCAATCAGTGAGCCCTTTGCCGAGGCACACGGGCTGCAGCCGGGCGACGCACTGCAGGCCATCATCAACGGCAAACGCCGCGAGCTGCGCATCAGCGGCATCGCCCTCTCGCCCGAATTCGTCTATCAGATCCGCCCCGGCGATCTGTTCCCCGATTTCGAGCGCTACGCCATTCTCTGGATGCGCAACGAGCCGCTCGCGGCGGCCTGGGACATGGAGCAGGCCTTCAACAGCGTTTCGTTGAGCCTGGAGGGGGGCACCGATGAGAACCGCGTGATCGACCGGCTCGATCGGCTGCTGGAGCGCTACGGCGGCACGGGGGCCTTCGGCCGTGACGACCAGCTCTCCCACGAATACCTCTCCCAGGAGCTGGCCGGGCTGAAGGCCATGGCCCGCATCGTACCGATCATCTTCCTCGGTGTGGCGGCCTTTCTGCTCAGTGTGGTGATCGGGCGCATCGTCGATCAGCAGCGGGACCAGATCGCGGTGCTGAAGGCCTTCGGCTACAGCAACCTGCAGGTGGGCATCCACTACGTCGGTCTGGTAATGCTGTTTGTGACACTCGGTTCCCTGCTGGGATTGGGCCTCGGCGCCTGGCTGGGGCGGGGCATGAGTGGGATCTACAGCGACTTCTTTCGCTTTCCATTCCTTCAGTACGTGCTGACCCCCCAGGTGGCGCTGAGCGGCGTCGGGGTCGCCGCCGCCGCCGCGCTCATCGGCACGCTGCGCTCGGTGAATCGGGCAGTGCGCCTGCCGCCGGCCGAGGCAATGCGGCCGGAGCAGCCGGGGGATTACCGGCCCACCATCATCGAACGGATCGGCGCGCAGCGCTTTTTCGACCAGCCCAGCCGGATGATTATCCGGCATCTGGAGCGCCGCCCCCTGAAATCCCTGCTGTCGGTGCTGGGTATCGCCATGGCCGGTGCCATCCTGATGGTGGGCCTGTTTCAGGAGGATGCCATCGACTACATGATCGATCTGCAGTTCGGCCTCTCCCAGCGGCAGGACCTGATGGTCACCTTCACCGACCCGACGGCCCGTCAGTCGCTGTTCGAACTCGCGACCCTGCCGGGGGTGCTGCGGGCGGAACCGTTCCGCGCGGTGGGGGTGCGCCTGCGTGCCGGCCACCGCACCTGGCGCACCGCAATCCAGGGTTTTGAGAACGGCGGCGATCTCTACCGCGCACTTGGGGCCGATCTGCAACCCATCGAATTGCCCCCGGAGGGCCTGCTGCTCACGGATTACCTGGCGGAGCAGCTCGGAGTGAAGGCGGGGGATTCGATCAGCGTCGAAGTATTGGAGGGCGCCCGGCCGGTACGCTCCGTACCCGTAGTCGGGCTGGTGAACGAGTTGATCGGCCTCTCGGGCTATATGGAGATCAACGCCCTCAACCGGCTAATGAAAGAGGGGCATGTGATTTCAGGCGCATTTCTCGCCGTCGACTCCGCCCGCCTGCAGGGTGTCTTCGACGATCTCCAGCAACGCCCGCGTATCCTGGGCATAGCCCAGCGCGATGCCTCCATCGATGCCTTCGAGGAGACCATGGGAGAGACCATCCTGGTGTTCGCCTTCGTCAATGTGCTGCTGGCCGGCAGTATCGCCTTCGGGGTGGTCTACAACAGCGCCCGCATCACCCTCTCGGAACATGCACGCGAGCTGGCAAGCCTGCGCGTGCTCGGCTTTACCCGGGGCGAAATCAGTTACATCCTGTTAGGTGAATTGGCTATGCTGACGCTGGCGGCCATTCCGTTGGGGTTCGCGATTGGATATGGTTTCGCCTGGCTGATCGCCGAGAACCTCACCTCCGAACTCTACCGGATACCGCTGGTACTGGAGGCGAGCACCTACGGCTTCTCCGCGATGGTGGTGCTAATCGCGGCACTCCTCTCCGGAGAGATCATGCGCCGCCGCCTTTACCGGCTCGATCTCGTGGCGGTATTGAAGACCAGGGAGTAA
- a CDS encoding thiopurine S-methyltransferase, which translates to MDAEFWHDRWVRGEIGFHQPEVNTHLQTFWDRLELAPGARVLVPLCGKSLDMLWLLSEGYEVLGVEISPLAVQNFFAENDIPAEVVPSGPFTRYRADDLEILCGDFFDLTPEWLKGVVGVYDRASLVALPPAMRKRYADHLKVLFPGRLEALLVTMEYPEGEMDGPPFSIGEQEVHTLYGDSCDIERLTVFDLLDEAPRFREKGLTRLQETVFRLYSRR; encoded by the coding sequence ATGGATGCAGAATTTTGGCATGACCGCTGGGTGCGCGGCGAGATCGGTTTTCACCAGCCGGAGGTCAATACCCATTTGCAGACCTTCTGGGATCGTCTGGAGCTGGCGCCCGGAGCCCGGGTCCTGGTACCGCTGTGCGGCAAGAGTCTCGACATGCTCTGGCTGCTCTCGGAGGGCTACGAGGTGCTGGGGGTGGAGATCAGTCCGCTGGCCGTCCAGAATTTTTTCGCCGAGAACGATATCCCGGCAGAGGTTGTGCCGTCCGGCCCTTTCACCCGGTATCGAGCCGATGACCTGGAGATCCTTTGTGGTGATTTTTTTGACCTGACACCCGAGTGGTTGAAAGGGGTCGTCGGTGTCTATGACCGTGCCTCGCTGGTGGCGTTACCGCCCGCCATGCGCAAGCGTTACGCCGACCACCTCAAGGTACTCTTTCCCGGGAGGCTTGAGGCATTACTGGTAACGATGGAATACCCCGAGGGGGAAATGGACGGGCCGCCATTTTCCATCGGGGAGCAGGAAGTTCACACCCTCTATGGCGATAGCTGTGACATCGAGCGGCTGACCGTCTTCGATCTCCTGGACGAAGCTCCACGTTTTCGTGAAAAAGGGCTGACGCGACTGCAGGAGACGGTGTTCCGCCTTTATTCCCGAAGGTGA
- a CDS encoding sodium:calcium antiporter yields the protein MQQYTRPMDAFSLARMPIAIVIVLFAVATVVITLAGIRLARIADALADLTGMGEAIFGAVLLGGSTSLSGIVTSVVAAHSGYPALAISNAIGGIAAQTTFLAIADFTYRRANLEHAAASIENLVQGALLITLLSIPILAMAGPPVHFLGIHPLSLVLLAAYLAGTRLIARARAAPLWRPMHTHETREDEPTTRAEEHVSLPLLWLVFIALAAILAAAGYAVALTGMAIADRTGLSEGIVGGLFTAVATSLPELVTALAAVRQGALTMAVGVIIGGNSFDVLFTAFSDFAYRGGSIYHAITGDQLFTIALTILLTGILLLGLLRREQTGFANIGFESVLVLLIYVAGMLTLGIVG from the coding sequence ATGCAACAGTACACTAGACCTATGGATGCGTTCTCACTCGCCCGGATGCCGATAGCGATCGTCATCGTCCTTTTCGCTGTCGCCACGGTGGTGATTACCCTTGCCGGGATTCGGCTGGCCCGAATTGCCGATGCCCTGGCGGATCTGACCGGGATGGGGGAGGCGATTTTCGGCGCCGTGCTTCTGGGTGGGAGCACATCGCTGTCCGGCATCGTGACCTCCGTGGTGGCGGCCCACAGCGGCTATCCGGCGCTGGCAATCAGCAATGCCATCGGGGGTATCGCCGCACAAACCACATTTTTGGCGATTGCCGACTTTACCTATCGGCGCGCCAATCTGGAGCACGCCGCTGCCTCTATCGAAAACCTGGTTCAGGGGGCGCTGCTCATTACGCTGCTTTCGATTCCGATCCTTGCCATGGCGGGGCCACCGGTACACTTCCTCGGAATCCATCCCTTGTCCCTGGTGCTGCTGGCGGCCTATCTGGCCGGGACCAGGCTCATTGCCAGGGCCCGTGCGGCGCCTCTCTGGCGGCCGATGCACACCCATGAGACACGGGAGGATGAGCCCACCACACGAGCCGAGGAGCACGTCTCGCTACCACTGCTGTGGCTGGTGTTTATCGCGCTGGCGGCCATACTGGCCGCCGCCGGATACGCGGTCGCCCTTACCGGTATGGCGATCGCCGATCGCACCGGTCTCTCGGAGGGGATCGTCGGCGGTCTGTTTACCGCCGTGGCGACCTCGCTGCCGGAACTGGTCACTGCACTGGCCGCGGTTCGCCAGGGCGCATTGACCATGGCGGTCGGCGTTATTATCGGTGGCAACAGCTTCGACGTCCTGTTTACCGCCTTTTCCGATTTCGCCTACCGGGGGGGCTCCATCTACCACGCCATCACCGGCGACCAGCTGTTCACCATTGCCCTGACAATACTGCTCACCGGCATACTGTTGCTGGGCCTGCTGCGCAGGGAGCAGACCGGCTTTGCCAATATCGGCTTTGAAAGCGTACTGGTATTGTTGATCTATGTGGCGGGAATGCTGACATTGGGCATCGTTGGCTGA
- a CDS encoding ADP-ribosylglycohydrolase family protein has translation MIGAIAGDIIGSVFEASPIKSGDFPLFSPGARFTDDSVLSVATAEVLMYEGDYAEAYRRWFRKYPDAGYGRGFRQWAATPGAPAYDSLGNGSAMRVAPVGWACSELESVYREARRSAAVSHNHPEGIKGAQAIAVAVFLARQGENKSVIRRHLEKVFGYDLKRSLADIRPDYRFDATCPGSVPEAMIVFLEADDFESAVRGAVSLGGDADTQACMAGAVAEAYYGGVPADIRVAALSRLDAELLEVVEGFVARFRVPVVRG, from the coding sequence ATGATAGGTGCCATTGCCGGTGATATCATCGGTTCCGTGTTCGAGGCGTCCCCCATTAAATCCGGCGACTTTCCGCTGTTCTCCCCGGGGGCACGTTTTACCGATGACAGCGTGCTGTCGGTGGCGACCGCGGAAGTACTGATGTACGAGGGAGATTACGCCGAGGCCTATCGGCGCTGGTTCCGGAAATACCCCGACGCCGGCTATGGTCGGGGTTTTCGACAATGGGCCGCCACCCCCGGTGCACCAGCCTACGATAGCCTTGGTAATGGTTCGGCGATGCGAGTGGCGCCCGTAGGCTGGGCCTGTTCCGAGCTGGAGAGCGTCTATCGGGAGGCGCGGCGCAGTGCCGCAGTCAGCCACAATCATCCGGAAGGTATCAAGGGTGCTCAGGCGATTGCGGTGGCGGTTTTCCTGGCTCGGCAGGGGGAAAACAAGTCCGTCATTCGCCGCCATCTTGAAAAGGTCTTCGGTTATGATCTGAAGCGATCGCTGGCGGATATCCGGCCTGACTACCGGTTCGACGCCACCTGTCCCGGCTCGGTCCCCGAAGCGATGATTGTGTTTCTGGAAGCGGACGACTTCGAGTCGGCGGTGCGCGGTGCGGTCTCCCTGGGCGGTGACGCTGACACACAGGCCTGCATGGCCGGAGCCGTCGCCGAGGCGTATTACGGTGGTGTCCCTGCAGATATTCGCGTTGCCGCGCTGTCGCGACTCGACGCCGAGTTGCTGGAGGTCGTCGAGGGGTTCGTTGCCCGTTTTCGGGTCCCGGTGGTTCGGGGGTGA
- a CDS encoding carboxylate-amine ligase — translation MRFNGSTADTIGVEYELQLLDGDSLDMADAILPLLERMSEGHAHIEPEYIQSTVEVVSRAMEDCHALESHLRERVAFIRNKCHELGLELCGGGTHPFRTRLGKVTPKPRYYDVEAETGYAGAIQMVCATHVHIGVPSGDEAIWLMRRLRPYLPVLLGLSAASPFYMGVDSGFAAYRPRILLAAHSYGTPPPLRSWPEFEAIWRAARRANVYRTFKDMHWDIRPKPEFGTVEVRIMDGQRTVHATVALAALVHSLSRHLQHRQRGHECLPELPYWAEVENAYRAAHLGLDAHLIINEHGDTRPLPDIATEMLKTIEPAARAFGETAWLESVTKMVNGGASYLRQRAVFARAGSLREVVADAVAELAEDLTRH, via the coding sequence ATGCGCTTCAACGGGTCGACCGCGGATACCATCGGTGTCGAGTACGAACTTCAGCTCCTCGACGGAGACAGCCTCGATATGGCCGATGCCATTCTCCCCCTGCTCGAGCGCATGTCCGAGGGTCATGCGCATATCGAGCCGGAATACATCCAGAGCACCGTGGAGGTGGTATCCCGGGCCATGGAGGACTGCCATGCCCTGGAATCACACCTCAGGGAACGGGTGGCCTTTATCCGCAACAAGTGCCATGAACTCGGACTGGAGCTGTGCGGCGGGGGCACGCATCCGTTCCGCACGCGCCTGGGCAAGGTCACCCCGAAGCCGCGCTACTACGATGTGGAGGCGGAAACCGGCTATGCAGGGGCGATACAGATGGTGTGCGCCACTCACGTGCACATCGGTGTACCCTCCGGGGATGAAGCGATCTGGCTGATGCGCCGGCTCAGACCGTATCTGCCGGTACTGCTGGGGCTTTCGGCCGCATCGCCGTTTTACATGGGCGTGGACTCGGGGTTCGCCGCCTACCGGCCCCGGATTCTGTTGGCGGCCCACAGCTACGGCACACCACCGCCGCTGCGCAGTTGGCCGGAATTCGAGGCCATCTGGCGCGCGGCACGGCGGGCAAACGTCTACCGCACCTTCAAGGACATGCACTGGGATATCCGGCCAAAACCGGAGTTCGGCACCGTGGAGGTGCGCATTATGGACGGCCAGCGCACGGTGCACGCGACGGTCGCGCTGGCTGCCCTGGTTCACAGCCTTTCCCGCCACCTGCAGCACCGGCAACGCGGACATGAATGCTTGCCGGAGCTGCCCTATTGGGCTGAAGTGGAAAATGCCTACCGCGCCGCTCACCTGGGTCTCGATGCCCATCTCATCATCAATGAGCATGGCGATACCCGTCCCCTGCCCGATATCGCCACGGAGATGCTGAAGACCATCGAGCCCGCGGCTCGGGCGTTCGGTGAAACCGCCTGGCTGGAGAGTGTTACCAAAATGGTGAACGGCGGCGCGAGTTATCTGCGCCAGCGAGCGGTATTCGCCCGTGCCGGCTCGCTGAGGGAGGTGGTCGCGGATGCCGTGGCGGAGTTGGCCGAGGATCTGACCCGCCACTGA
- a CDS encoding rhomboid family intramembrane serine protease, with the protein MIPLRDDNPTRRPAVVTVAIIIACVVVFAWHFSLSENGRQAFVYSLGFIPATLFGDRELPPELHLVPAEMTLFTSLFVHGGLLHLVGNMLYLWIFGNNVEDAMGHGRFIVFYLVCGLAASMAQGLINPGMALPMIGASGAVAGILGAYLLLHPTARVLVVIPIFIFPYFVYLPAVAVLGLWFLLQFINSLGANPDEPGVAWFAHLGGFIAGMLLIPLFKGRNVPLFWQKGR; encoded by the coding sequence ATGATCCCGCTTCGTGACGACAATCCGACCCGCCGCCCGGCGGTGGTTACTGTTGCCATCATTATCGCCTGCGTAGTCGTCTTTGCGTGGCACTTCTCGCTCTCGGAGAACGGGCGGCAGGCATTTGTGTACAGTTTGGGATTCATCCCGGCAACGCTGTTTGGTGACCGGGAACTGCCTCCTGAGCTGCACCTGGTTCCCGCCGAGATGACGCTGTTCACGTCCCTGTTTGTCCATGGCGGACTACTGCATCTGGTGGGGAATATGCTTTACCTGTGGATTTTCGGCAACAATGTCGAGGATGCCATGGGTCACGGGCGTTTTATCGTTTTCTACCTTGTTTGCGGTCTGGCGGCTTCGATGGCCCAGGGTCTGATCAATCCCGGTATGGCGCTGCCAATGATCGGAGCGAGTGGTGCGGTCGCCGGCATCCTTGGCGCCTATCTCCTGCTGCACCCGACCGCCCGGGTGCTGGTAGTGATTCCGATCTTCATCTTCCCCTATTTCGTTTATCTGCCTGCGGTTGCGGTACTGGGGCTCTGGTTCCTGCTCCAGTTCATCAACTCACTGGGCGCCAACCCCGATGAGCCCGGCGTGGCGTGGTTTGCCCACTTGGGGGGGTTCATTGCCGGGATGCTGCTGATCCCGCTCTTCAAGGGGCGAAATGTCCCCCTGTTTTGGCAGAAAGGGCGGTAA
- a CDS encoding DUF6316 family protein: MNENREGESGPAPFRSGRMFSIGADWYFSTREGDRGPFPTREEAIAELALYMRDKATEDERIG, encoded by the coding sequence ATGAACGAGAATCGCGAAGGCGAATCGGGTCCGGCGCCGTTTCGCTCCGGCCGCATGTTCAGCATCGGTGCCGACTGGTACTTTTCAACCCGGGAGGGCGATCGGGGACCATTTCCAACCCGCGAGGAGGCGATAGCGGAGCTGGCACTGTATATGCGGGACAAGGCGACCGAGGACGAGCGCATCGGCTAA
- a CDS encoding efflux RND transporter periplasmic adaptor subunit → MSFRKKIGLLLLAAAIVGLLLFAFRPTPVVVSAAEVIRAPLRVTLEYEGRTRVKDRFVIGAPANGYAPRLMLEEGDAVSAGEVLLRLRPQPPVLLDPRNLQQAQAAVEEARSAHEFARSELARIRKLFERGDVSESQFNEAESIAAQARARLSAALAAASRPDSDATDEVPLIAPADGNVLEIAHKSAGAVAPGEPILTIGNPERLEAAIDVLSSDAVRLSPGMPVLFERWGGGIDLEGEVRTVEPAAFTEVSALGVEEQRVWVIADITSPRNQWQQLGDGYRVEARFILWQGDDVLQAPASAVFRRGEAWAAFVMAEGRAQLRQVEVGRRGELAVQILDGLSAGEQVITHPDSDIEDGTRVAMRE, encoded by the coding sequence TTGTCCTTTCGAAAAAAAATCGGGCTACTGCTACTGGCTGCGGCGATCGTCGGCCTGCTGCTCTTTGCCTTTCGACCCACGCCGGTGGTGGTCTCGGCGGCGGAGGTGATACGGGCACCGCTTCGAGTGACGCTGGAGTATGAGGGGCGCACCCGGGTGAAGGATCGCTTCGTCATCGGTGCGCCGGCGAATGGATATGCACCGCGCCTGATGCTCGAAGAGGGTGACGCCGTCAGCGCGGGTGAAGTGCTGCTGCGACTGCGACCGCAACCGCCCGTTCTGCTCGACCCGCGCAACCTGCAGCAGGCGCAGGCCGCGGTGGAGGAAGCCCGTTCTGCCCACGAATTCGCCCGCTCGGAGTTGGCACGCATCCGGAAGCTGTTTGAAAGGGGGGATGTCTCCGAGAGCCAGTTCAACGAGGCCGAAAGCATCGCCGCACAGGCCCGCGCCCGCCTTTCTGCCGCCCTGGCCGCGGCCAGCCGGCCCGACAGCGATGCCACCGACGAAGTGCCGCTGATCGCCCCAGCCGACGGCAACGTGCTCGAAATCGCCCACAAAAGTGCCGGCGCAGTCGCCCCGGGTGAACCCATCCTGACCATCGGCAACCCCGAACGGCTGGAGGCAGCCATCGACGTGCTCTCCTCCGATGCAGTCCGGTTGAGCCCGGGCATGCCGGTGCTGTTCGAACGCTGGGGCGGTGGTATCGATCTGGAGGGAGAGGTGCGCACCGTCGAGCCAGCAGCCTTTACCGAGGTCTCCGCCCTCGGAGTGGAGGAGCAGCGGGTGTGGGTGATTGCCGATATCACTTCGCCACGTAACCAGTGGCAGCAACTCGGCGACGGCTATCGAGTAGAGGCCCGTTTCATCCTCTGGCAGGGCGACGACGTACTGCAGGCACCCGCCAGCGCGGTGTTTCGCCGCGGTGAAGCGTGGGCCGCCTTCGTCATGGCCGAAGGACGTGCCCAGCTCAGGCAGGTAGAAGTCGGCCGCCGGGGCGAGCTGGCGGTACAAATTCTCGATGGACTATCCGCCGGCGAACAGGTCATCACCCATCCCGACAGTGACATCGAAGACGGCACCCGGGTTGCGATGCGCGAATAG
- a CDS encoding M20 metallopeptidase family protein, whose amino-acid sequence MDRWQAVEAIFPHVMELRRSFHRHPELAFEEVETARMVMAELRRLGVPYEYTGPGGGVVGHIVGDDEGPVVALRAEMDALPAEEKTDLPFASENRGRMHACGHDAHMAMLLGAAALLKTDPPPGEVRVVFQPAEEQGGGARVILDSGALAGVQAIFGGHVTHHHATGEIMVKDGIVTAQSDIFHVRITGSGGHGARPHEATDAVVILGMLITALQTLVSRSANPLHPTVVTVGRAAAGSAANVIAEDGEMEGTIRTTDREVRSHVLEGLRRMAGAMAELHGARIDLDLEEGYPPLVNTPRETSIARRAALTVVGQQATFEDEHPTLGAEDFSYYLEQVPGAYVRFGALRKGDTPKALHSPEFSVDEEVLKYGALWFEEVARETMRDLRGKA is encoded by the coding sequence ATGGACCGCTGGCAGGCTGTAGAAGCCATTTTTCCCCACGTAATGGAACTCCGGCGCAGCTTCCACCGTCACCCGGAGCTCGCCTTCGAAGAGGTCGAGACCGCGCGCATGGTCATGGCGGAACTTCGACGCCTGGGTGTGCCCTATGAATACACCGGCCCCGGCGGTGGTGTCGTCGGGCATATCGTGGGTGACGATGAGGGACCGGTGGTCGCCTTGCGTGCGGAAATGGATGCACTTCCCGCCGAAGAGAAGACCGATCTCCCCTTCGCCTCCGAGAACCGGGGACGCATGCACGCCTGCGGGCACGATGCCCACATGGCCATGCTCCTGGGAGCGGCGGCCCTGTTGAAGACCGACCCGCCCCCCGGCGAAGTGCGGGTCGTGTTTCAACCCGCCGAGGAGCAGGGTGGCGGTGCCCGGGTGATTCTGGACTCCGGAGCGCTGGCTGGTGTGCAGGCCATCTTTGGAGGCCATGTCACCCACCATCACGCCACGGGCGAGATTATGGTCAAGGATGGCATCGTCACCGCACAGTCGGATATTTTCCACGTACGCATCACCGGTAGTGGCGGTCACGGCGCCCGACCCCACGAGGCCACCGACGCGGTGGTGATTCTCGGCATGTTGATCACCGCACTCCAGACCCTTGTCTCCCGCAGCGCCAACCCCCTCCACCCCACGGTAGTCACGGTGGGGCGTGCAGCGGCCGGCAGTGCCGCCAATGTAATTGCCGAGGACGGGGAAATGGAAGGCACCATTCGCACCACCGATCGGGAGGTTCGGAGCCATGTCCTGGAGGGGCTTCGACGCATGGCCGGGGCGATGGCGGAGTTGCACGGTGCCCGTATCGATCTCGACCTGGAAGAGGGCTACCCGCCGCTGGTCAATACACCCCGGGAGACCTCCATTGCACGCCGTGCGGCACTCACCGTCGTCGGCCAACAGGCGACCTTCGAGGATGAACACCCGACGTTGGGAGCCGAGGACTTTTCCTACTACCTGGAGCAGGTACCAGGGGCCTACGTGCGCTTCGGTGCCCTGAGAAAAGGAGATACCCCCAAGGCCCTGCACAGCCCCGAATTCAGTGTCGATGAAGAGGTGCTGAAGTACGGCGCCCTGTGGTTCGAGGAAGTCGCGCGGGAAACCATGCGTGATTTGCGGGGGAAGGCCTGA